A portion of the Neorhodopirellula lusitana genome contains these proteins:
- a CDS encoding asparagine synthase-related protein, translated as MHDHKYVERFVSLLDDDANALFNSTVEDAVALLGAGDAESLRHVDGQFALVHRNGNIVRMARSLGRPMRYFLAKQVAGPCLVVAERMDEIRDWLKGEGLEDQFHPSYTRMVPAHHIVEIALLGCPDPNPVYTRFFTPQRNRLSTDLDQIGRAYIAALQNEIAGWLDQIPKTEPIGVLFSGGIDSGAVFCATYDCLLKRGESPARLKAFSLSIDQCGQDAAQCHQFLSDLDLGMFLEVIDVPASAIDYREAVEVIEDYKPLDVQAATMGVALCREIRNRYPDWKYLLDGDGGDENMKDYPIEENSELTIRSVLNNLMLYHEGWGVDAIKHSLTYSGGQSRGHVRSWAPARKFGFRGLSPFALPNVIEVSEGIPFIELTDWEHDKLYDLKGEVVRRGVEQVTGLTMPVFEKRRFQHGAGSDAAFAELFPSDEQSYRDAFRKAFA; from the coding sequence ATGCACGACCATAAATACGTTGAGCGGTTTGTTAGCTTGTTGGATGATGATGCGAATGCGTTGTTCAATTCGACCGTGGAAGACGCAGTGGCGTTGTTGGGTGCAGGGGATGCTGAAAGTCTACGGCACGTGGATGGGCAGTTTGCGTTGGTGCATCGCAACGGCAACATCGTGCGGATGGCCCGCTCGCTCGGTCGTCCGATGCGATATTTCTTGGCCAAGCAAGTCGCTGGCCCGTGTTTGGTGGTCGCGGAACGGATGGACGAGATCCGTGACTGGCTCAAAGGCGAAGGATTGGAGGATCAGTTTCACCCCTCTTACACCCGCATGGTGCCGGCCCACCATATCGTCGAGATTGCGTTGCTGGGATGTCCCGATCCCAATCCGGTTTACACGCGATTTTTCACGCCTCAACGCAATCGACTTTCAACGGATCTCGATCAGATTGGTCGTGCCTACATCGCCGCGCTTCAGAACGAGATTGCTGGCTGGCTGGACCAAATTCCAAAAACAGAACCCATTGGCGTGTTGTTCAGTGGCGGCATCGATAGCGGGGCTGTTTTTTGTGCGACGTATGACTGTTTGCTGAAACGAGGTGAGTCGCCGGCTCGTTTGAAAGCGTTCAGTTTGTCGATCGATCAATGTGGTCAAGACGCGGCGCAGTGTCATCAGTTCTTAAGCGATCTTGACTTGGGCATGTTCCTGGAAGTGATCGATGTTCCGGCATCCGCGATTGACTATCGCGAAGCGGTGGAAGTCATCGAAGACTACAAGCCGTTGGACGTGCAGGCGGCAACGATGGGCGTGGCCCTGTGTCGCGAAATTCGAAATCGCTATCCCGATTGGAAGTACCTGCTTGACGGGGACGGCGGTGATGAAAACATGAAGGATTACCCGATTGAAGAGAACAGCGAACTCACCATTCGCAGCGTACTGAACAACCTGATGCTGTATCACGAGGGCTGGGGCGTGGACGCGATAAAGCACTCGCTGACTTACAGCGGCGGTCAGAGTCGTGGCCATGTGCGATCGTGGGCACCGGCGCGGAAGTTTGGTTTTCGAGGTTTAAGCCCGTTCGCGTTGCCCAACGTGATCGAAGTTTCTGAGGGGATCCCGTTTATCGAGCTCACCGATTGGGAACACGACAAACTTTACGACTTGAAGGGCGAAGTGGTCCGTCGCGGTGTCGAACAGGTAACGGGTTTGACGATGCCGGTTTTTGAAAAGCGACGTTTTCAACATGGTGCCGGCTCGGATGCGGCGTTTGCAGAACTGTTTCCCAGTGATGAACAGAGTTACCGAGACGCCTTTCGTAAGGCCTTTGCGTGA
- a CDS encoding sugar porter family MFS transporter: MPSRLLRWSLTSALAGFLFGFDTVVISGAESTIQSLWSLGDGQHGLAMSMALWGTVLGSLCGGWPTDRFGRKATLLWIGIFYLVSAIWSGLATDVYSFMVARFIGGLGVGISTVAAPLYISEIAPADRRGRLAGMFQFNIVFGILVAFASNALLGPIGENAWRWMLGVEAIPALIFSILCIGLPESPRWLISRRGDEEEATRIFRLVSPEASSQEIADRVQQIHQAAEESDSSERFWTMRLRVPIMLAFLVAFFNQLSGINAILYFAPRIFEMTGLGQEAALLQSIGIGVTNLIFTFLGLWLIDRLGRRTLLLIGSVGYIASLGTCAWAFQSENFGIVPTCIFAFIAAHAIGQGAVIWVLISEIFPNKQRAAGQSLGSFTHWIFAAILTSVFPAMVGAFAPSHVFLFFCGMMVLQLIWVWFFVPETKGVALEDIEKKLGIAPAGKSL; the protein is encoded by the coding sequence ATGCCGAGTCGACTTCTACGTTGGTCGCTGACCTCTGCCCTGGCCGGATTCTTGTTCGGTTTTGACACTGTCGTCATTTCCGGAGCCGAAAGTACGATCCAATCCCTGTGGTCGCTGGGGGATGGCCAGCACGGGCTGGCCATGAGCATGGCTTTGTGGGGGACGGTGTTGGGATCGTTGTGTGGAGGTTGGCCGACGGACCGATTTGGTCGTAAGGCAACGTTGTTGTGGATCGGGATTTTCTATCTGGTTTCGGCGATTTGGTCAGGGCTCGCTACGGACGTCTATTCGTTCATGGTGGCGAGATTCATCGGTGGTCTGGGCGTCGGGATTTCGACTGTAGCCGCGCCACTATATATCTCCGAAATCGCTCCGGCTGATCGACGCGGTCGACTTGCTGGGATGTTTCAGTTCAACATTGTTTTTGGCATTTTGGTTGCGTTCGCGTCCAACGCGTTGCTCGGTCCGATTGGTGAAAATGCATGGCGATGGATGCTGGGCGTGGAAGCGATTCCTGCTCTCATCTTCAGCATTTTGTGCATTGGGTTGCCTGAGAGTCCACGCTGGTTGATTTCGCGTCGGGGGGATGAAGAGGAGGCGACTCGCATCTTCCGCTTGGTGAGTCCCGAGGCGTCCTCGCAAGAGATCGCTGATCGAGTCCAGCAGATTCATCAAGCGGCGGAGGAATCCGATTCATCAGAGCGTTTTTGGACGATGCGATTGCGGGTCCCGATCATGCTGGCGTTCCTGGTTGCCTTCTTTAACCAGCTGTCCGGGATCAACGCCATCCTGTACTTCGCGCCGCGTATCTTTGAGATGACGGGGTTGGGGCAAGAAGCAGCATTGCTTCAGTCGATTGGGATCGGTGTGACGAATCTAATCTTCACGTTCCTGGGGCTGTGGTTGATCGATCGCTTGGGGCGACGCACGTTGTTACTTATCGGATCGGTTGGCTACATCGCTTCGTTGGGTACGTGTGCCTGGGCGTTTCAGAGTGAAAACTTTGGGATCGTGCCAACGTGCATTTTTGCCTTCATCGCGGCTCATGCGATCGGTCAAGGTGCCGTGATCTGGGTGCTGATTTCGGAGATCTTTCCCAACAAACAACGGGCTGCGGGGCAATCGCTGGGCAGTTTCACCCACTGGATCTTCGCCGCGATATTGACCTCCGTTTTTCCAGCGATGGTGGGGGCGTTTGCTCCGTCGCACGTCTTCCTGTTTTTCTGTGGAATGATGGTGTTGCAACTAATTTGGGTGTGGTTCTTTGTGCCGGAAACGAAGGGAGTGGCCCTCGAAGACATCGAAAAGAAGCTCGGGATCGCTCCGGCCGGGAAGTCGTTGTAG
- a CDS encoding trypsin-like serine peptidase — protein MMTDAWNQNAEQPPKRVSSRSLTGVSHEFLTPRGLWLQQNSRIDMADGIALPSTIPGENFIPSDQPLLGRIDDQPLDPGTLQNLRPARRYPNSAKLRTGPLTPLFVAALADGPIWKTPQAWPAGYEPTQSERTIPADLASVAPAIGKLAIRLPGKQAGQTASGSAFITGPNTIMTCAHNLFDSNERQWSQGLEFHPGYDFYSPHQRPTCQIVSGMIPKAYLDNPLTNNDVAICRVDCNIGDIMGAELPIQEIDNVGFYDDRWVDILGYPAGSGFDFGKQLWRSRGRFLFGVSGGGEDDYSPVVATHFGGGASGCPWVYYDPDKKQHVAVGLTSGHARLRYNPSEPNLMTLSSSLWTSRTLERLNNESVEHRFV, from the coding sequence ATGATGACGGACGCGTGGAATCAAAATGCGGAGCAACCTCCCAAACGCGTTTCCTCTCGCTCATTAACCGGAGTATCGCATGAGTTCCTGACCCCACGCGGCTTGTGGTTGCAACAGAATTCCCGAATCGACATGGCCGATGGCATTGCATTGCCGAGCACTATCCCGGGTGAAAACTTCATCCCATCGGATCAACCGCTGCTGGGTCGGATCGACGACCAACCGCTGGATCCTGGCACGTTGCAAAACCTGCGGCCAGCACGGCGTTACCCCAATTCAGCCAAACTACGGACTGGGCCTCTAACGCCTCTTTTTGTTGCCGCCTTGGCCGACGGGCCTATCTGGAAAACCCCTCAGGCCTGGCCCGCCGGGTATGAGCCAACGCAATCGGAACGGACCATCCCCGCTGACCTCGCATCAGTCGCACCCGCAATCGGGAAGCTCGCAATCCGGTTGCCTGGTAAACAGGCCGGCCAAACGGCCAGTGGTTCGGCATTCATCACCGGCCCGAACACCATCATGACTTGCGCTCACAACCTGTTCGATTCGAACGAACGCCAATGGTCCCAAGGTCTCGAATTCCATCCCGGATACGATTTCTATTCCCCTCACCAACGCCCCACATGCCAAATCGTATCGGGCATGATCCCCAAGGCATATCTTGATAATCCGCTGACCAACAACGACGTCGCCATTTGTCGTGTTGATTGCAACATCGGTGACATCATGGGTGCTGAGTTGCCGATTCAAGAGATTGATAACGTCGGATTCTATGACGACCGGTGGGTCGACATTTTAGGCTACCCCGCCGGCAGCGGTTTCGACTTCGGCAAGCAGTTGTGGCGAAGCCGTGGTCGATTTTTGTTTGGCGTGAGCGGTGGCGGCGAAGATGACTATTCACCCGTCGTGGCCACCCACTTTGGCGGCGGTGCCAGCGGTTGCCCCTGGGTCTACTATGACCCAGATAAAAAACAGCACGTCGCTGTCGGGCTCACGTCGGGTCATGCGCGTTTGCGGTACAACCCATCCGAACCGAACCTGATGACCTTGTCTTCATCACTATGGACATCGCGCACGCTGGAGCGACTCAACAACGAGTCCGTTGAACACCGATTTGTATAA
- a CDS encoding class I SAM-dependent methyltransferase, translating to MKTLVADMRTIGHLLLVPVRGDTHQDRLESFYGAQANDYDSFRERMLHGRRELIESLAFPDQGVWVDLGCGTGKNLEFAGDKISSLTRIELVDLSDSMLKVAADRIAGLRRGGKIAATAGTQVRCCDATATPLPDGCADVVSLSYSLTMIPDWFSAIDEAYRLLKVGGTIAVVDFHVSRKHPARDRVRHGWLTRTGWPIWFGTDNVNLSPDHLPMLQKRFHTESLHESRGSIPYLPLVRVPHYRFVGRKV from the coding sequence GTGAAAACGCTTGTTGCGGATATGCGAACGATCGGGCATCTCTTGTTGGTGCCCGTCCGTGGTGACACCCATCAAGATCGCTTGGAAAGCTTTTACGGAGCTCAAGCGAATGATTACGACTCGTTTCGTGAGCGGATGCTGCATGGCCGCCGTGAATTGATTGAGTCGCTGGCCTTTCCGGATCAAGGTGTTTGGGTCGATTTGGGATGCGGCACGGGCAAGAACCTGGAGTTCGCCGGCGACAAAATTTCATCACTGACGCGGATTGAGTTGGTTGATCTTTCCGATTCCATGTTGAAGGTGGCTGCGGATCGGATCGCGGGTCTGCGTCGCGGCGGTAAGATCGCAGCAACGGCAGGAACGCAGGTTCGTTGTTGTGATGCAACGGCAACCCCTTTGCCGGATGGGTGCGCGGACGTGGTATCGCTTTCGTATTCGTTGACCATGATCCCCGATTGGTTTTCGGCGATCGACGAGGCCTATCGCTTGCTAAAGGTGGGCGGCACGATCGCGGTCGTGGATTTCCATGTGTCTCGCAAGCATCCGGCTCGCGATCGGGTACGTCACGGCTGGCTGACTCGCACGGGGTGGCCGATTTGGTTTGGGACGGACAACGTCAATCTGTCGCCCGATCATCTGCCGATGCTGCAAAAGCGGTTCCACACCGAATCGTTGCATGAATCCCGTGGTTCGATTCCCTATTTGCCGCTGGTGCGAGTCCCGCATTACCGGTTTGTGGGGAGGAAGGTTTAG
- a CDS encoding DUF3419 family protein — translation MFNRWFEAKCFRAIHSRNLVYNTCWEDPRLDRQALRLHSNDRVVMITSAGCNALDYALDGPASIDCVDMNPLQNALLELKMAGIRELDYEDFFAAFGTGWHPDWNHLYDTRLRPQLTPQVRESWDSRRYFFDSSARRGTFYFHGTSGLFAWWINHYLDRVGLREAVRDLVAAPDVETQRAIFAEQRVEKRLWRMPIRWALRRDTTMAMLGVPRSQRLQIDRTYTGGIESFVRDRVQAVLTNLALAENYFWRVYLTGAYSQDCCPEYLKRDNFELLKGGLVDRVHCHTQTMEGFLTEQEKSFDRFVLLDHMDWMAERAPEALAQEWQAIVDHAGSDARILWRSAGPEVGFVNPIEVRHGGGIHRLGDLLSYRFDLAQRLHQLDRVNTYGSFHIADLETAA, via the coding sequence TGTTGGGAAGATCCGCGGTTGGATCGTCAAGCGTTGCGTCTGCACTCCAATGATCGTGTTGTCATGATCACTTCGGCTGGTTGCAATGCTTTGGACTATGCACTGGATGGTCCGGCATCGATCGATTGTGTGGACATGAACCCGCTGCAAAATGCGTTGCTTGAACTGAAGATGGCGGGCATTCGGGAATTGGATTACGAGGACTTCTTCGCTGCGTTTGGAACAGGTTGGCACCCGGATTGGAACCATCTCTACGACACTCGATTGCGACCCCAGTTGACTCCTCAGGTGCGTGAGTCTTGGGATTCACGTCGGTATTTCTTTGACAGCTCGGCACGTCGAGGGACCTTCTATTTTCATGGAACGTCGGGTTTGTTCGCCTGGTGGATCAATCACTATCTCGACCGGGTTGGACTGCGAGAGGCCGTGAGGGATCTGGTCGCAGCGCCGGATGTTGAGACCCAGCGAGCGATCTTTGCAGAACAGCGTGTTGAAAAACGATTGTGGCGGATGCCGATTCGGTGGGCACTTCGGCGTGATACGACGATGGCGATGTTAGGTGTGCCAAGGTCTCAACGTTTGCAAATCGATCGTACCTACACCGGCGGAATCGAAAGCTTCGTGCGAGATCGTGTGCAGGCGGTGTTGACGAATCTCGCACTGGCGGAAAACTATTTTTGGCGTGTGTACCTGACCGGTGCTTACTCTCAAGACTGCTGCCCAGAATACCTCAAACGCGATAATTTTGAGTTGTTGAAAGGTGGCTTGGTTGACCGAGTGCATTGTCACACGCAAACGATGGAAGGATTCTTGACGGAACAGGAAAAGTCGTTTGATCGGTTTGTCTTACTTGATCACATGGACTGGATGGCCGAGCGGGCACCGGAAGCACTGGCGCAAGAGTGGCAAGCGATCGTGGACCATGCCGGATCGGATGCTCGCATCTTGTGGCGAAGTGCAGGTCCTGAAGTTGGCTTCGTGAATCCGATTGAAGTTCGACATGGCGGCGGGATTCATCGCCTGGGTGACCTCTTGAGCTACCGTTTTGATCTGGCTCAACGCCTTCATCAATTGGATCGCGTGAACACGTACGGCAGCTTCCATATTGCTGATTTGGAGACGGCAGCGTGA